A genomic window from Synechococcus sp. CBW1107 includes:
- a CDS encoding glucosamine-6-phosphate deaminase, with protein sequence MAGRFECFEQPSDLAGRVAELLHLELSGSMVRPLGLATGRTMKPVYAALVARLLALGPDQLQAVRQRWRSFNLDEYVGLGPADCGSFAAEMTRRLSGPLGLDPARVQLPDGLAADPAAEALRYAEAVQAAGGIGLQLLGLGSNGHVGFNEPPCAPDAPSRSLRLSAATRRQNAAAFGGDPDLVPAGAITLGLDRILGAERILLVVSGPAKAGILARLLREPPEPSLPASWLQGHPGLRLIVDRSALEG encoded by the coding sequence TTGGCCGGTCGCTTCGAATGCTTCGAGCAGCCGTCTGATCTTGCCGGTCGCGTTGCTGAACTGCTCCATCTGGAACTCAGCGGCTCCATGGTGCGCCCCCTGGGCCTCGCCACCGGACGCACCATGAAGCCCGTCTACGCAGCGCTGGTGGCGAGGCTGCTGGCCCTTGGGCCCGATCAGCTCCAGGCCGTGCGCCAGCGCTGGCGGAGCTTCAACCTCGATGAATATGTGGGACTGGGGCCGGCGGATTGCGGCTCCTTCGCGGCGGAGATGACCCGCCGGCTGAGCGGGCCTCTCGGCCTGGATCCTGCCCGGGTGCAGCTCCCCGACGGTCTGGCGGCGGATCCCGCCGCCGAGGCCCTCCGCTACGCCGAAGCCGTTCAGGCGGCCGGAGGCATCGGACTGCAACTGCTGGGGCTGGGCAGCAACGGCCACGTGGGCTTCAACGAGCCCCCCTGTGCGCCCGACGCTCCCAGTCGCAGCCTCCGCCTCAGCGCCGCCACCCGACGCCAGAACGCGGCGGCCTTCGGGGGGGATCCGGACCTGGTGCCAGCCGGGGCGATCACCCTTGGCCTGGACCGGATTCTGGGGGCCGAGCGCATCCTGCTGGTGGTGAGCGGTCCGGCCAAGGCGGGCATCCTGGCGCGGCTGCTGAGGGAGCCTCCGGAGCCGTCGCTGCCGGCCAGCTGGCTGCAGGGCCATCCAGGCCTGCGTCTGATCGTCGATCGCTCCGCCCTGGAGGGCTGA
- a CDS encoding YebC/PmpR family DNA-binding transcriptional regulator — MAGHSKWAQIKRQKAVVDARRGVVFTRLGREITVAARHGADPAGNFQLRTAIDKAKAAGMPSANIERAIAKGSGQGGGEADQFEAVRYEGYGPGGVAVLVECFTDNRNRTAADLRLAFSKQGGNLGESGCVGYLFEQQGVVRLEPPVPSEEDLLESLLRLEDQGGPPVLGYSLEGENAEVFCRFTDLEPLQHHLRQLGWAVRDWESRWVSSTSCRLECEDQLRRCLRMLDALEDLDDVRSLTSNLEADADLLDAVMG, encoded by the coding sequence ATGGCCGGCCACAGCAAGTGGGCCCAGATCAAACGCCAGAAGGCGGTGGTCGACGCGCGGCGCGGGGTTGTCTTCACCCGTCTGGGGCGCGAGATCACGGTGGCGGCCCGCCATGGGGCCGATCCCGCCGGGAACTTCCAGCTGCGCACTGCCATCGACAAGGCCAAGGCTGCCGGCATGCCCAGCGCCAACATCGAGCGGGCCATCGCCAAGGGTTCAGGCCAGGGGGGCGGCGAGGCCGACCAGTTCGAGGCCGTCCGCTACGAGGGCTACGGCCCAGGCGGGGTCGCGGTGCTGGTGGAGTGCTTCACCGACAACCGCAACCGAACCGCCGCCGACCTGCGCCTGGCCTTCAGCAAGCAGGGGGGAAACCTGGGGGAGAGCGGCTGCGTGGGGTACCTCTTCGAGCAGCAGGGGGTCGTGCGGCTGGAGCCCCCGGTGCCCAGCGAAGAGGACCTGCTCGAGAGCCTGCTGAGGCTGGAGGACCAGGGGGGTCCGCCGGTGCTGGGCTACAGCCTGGAGGGGGAGAACGCCGAGGTGTTCTGCCGCTTCACCGATCTGGAGCCCCTGCAGCACCACCTGCGACAACTGGGCTGGGCTGTGCGCGACTGGGAGTCGCGCTGGGTGTCCTCCACGTCCTGCCGTCTGGAGTGCGAGGACCAGCTGCGCCGCTGCCTGCGCATGCTCGACGCCCTCGAGGATCTCGATGACGTGCGCAGCCTCACCTCCAACCTGGAGGCCGACGCCGACCTGCTTGATGCCGTGATGGGCTGA
- the truB gene encoding tRNA pseudouridine(55) synthase TruB: MTSSGSQPRATQQARTPCGFLILDKPAGITSHGCVTRVRRRYGLKRVGHGGTLDPAVTGVLPLALGSATRLLPYLDGAKAYRGVIQLGLTTDSDDLSGTVLRRQLLPPLSRQELAAALAPFRGPILQRPPQVSAVHVQGERAYTRARRGEHSDLQERAVMVERLDLLGWEPSSGRLELEVRCSAGTYIRSLARDLGEALGCGGALAELRRTEALGFTLSAAVNLEELEAEPPPPPLAPLLALAHYPAFTLEPGDLVSWRCGRRLAGPSHLSEHQVVVVLDPDGNLAGMARAMPDGWLQPRLVLEAMG, encoded by the coding sequence ATGACCTCGTCCGGCAGCCAGCCCAGAGCGACCCAGCAGGCAAGGACGCCATGCGGTTTCCTCATTCTCGACAAACCGGCAGGCATCACCTCCCATGGCTGTGTGACACGGGTGCGACGCCGCTATGGCCTCAAACGTGTCGGCCATGGCGGCACCCTGGATCCGGCCGTGACCGGCGTCCTGCCCCTGGCACTGGGGTCGGCCACCCGACTGCTGCCTTACCTCGATGGGGCCAAGGCCTACCGGGGGGTGATTCAGCTGGGCCTGACCACCGACAGTGACGACCTCAGCGGCACTGTCCTCAGGCGCCAGCTCCTGCCGCCACTCAGCCGGCAGGAGCTGGCGGCGGCCCTGGCCCCCTTCCGCGGCCCGATCCTGCAGCGACCGCCCCAGGTGTCTGCGGTGCACGTGCAGGGGGAGCGGGCGTACACCAGAGCCCGCCGCGGAGAACACTCGGACCTGCAGGAGCGAGCCGTCATGGTCGAGCGGCTGGACCTGCTGGGCTGGGAGCCCAGCTCCGGGCGGCTGGAGCTGGAGGTGCGCTGCAGCGCCGGCACCTACATCCGCTCCCTGGCGCGGGATCTTGGTGAGGCCCTCGGCTGCGGCGGAGCCCTCGCCGAGCTGCGTCGCACCGAAGCCCTGGGCTTCACCCTCAGCGCAGCCGTGAACCTCGAGGAGCTTGAGGCGGAGCCGCCGCCGCCGCCCCTGGCTCCCCTCCTTGCCCTGGCCCACTACCCCGCCTTCACCCTGGAGCCCGGTGATCTGGTGAGCTGGCGCTGCGGCCGGCGCCTGGCCGGCCCCTCCCACCTGAGCGAGCACCAGGTGGTGGTGGTGCTCGATCCGGATGGCAACCTGGCAGGGATGGCCAGGGCCATGCCCGACGGCTGGCTCCAGCCCCGGCTGGTGCTGGAGGCCATGGGCTGA
- a CDS encoding queuosine precursor transporter yields the protein MTLQQRRDLAFLVLAGLFLGTMGMLNILGLTRFLTLGSIGGWPIVVAVGALPYPVTFLCTDLISEIWGERQASQLVWVGLLLNGWIVLILWLGGVLPGLDGHGGSAGLPLAAAGERLPLFYEMRTLAFGAVGASMVAYLAAQFTDVRLFHFWKRLTAGRALWLRNNGSTLISQLVDTTAVVLISHYAAHVLPLRAEEAILPQLGSFIASGYLFKLVAALLDTLPFYLLVAWLRRWLEVPGAGAELEDPGSP from the coding sequence GTGACCCTGCAGCAGCGCCGTGACCTGGCTTTTCTCGTGCTGGCGGGCCTCTTCCTGGGCACGATGGGGATGCTCAACATCCTCGGCCTCACCCGCTTTCTGACCCTGGGCTCGATCGGCGGCTGGCCGATCGTGGTGGCGGTGGGGGCCCTTCCCTACCCGGTCACGTTCCTCTGCACCGACCTGATCAGCGAGATCTGGGGGGAGCGGCAGGCCAGCCAGCTGGTGTGGGTGGGGCTGCTGCTCAACGGCTGGATCGTTCTCATCCTCTGGCTGGGAGGAGTCCTGCCGGGGCTGGATGGTCATGGGGGCAGTGCCGGTCTGCCGCTGGCGGCTGCGGGGGAGCGCCTGCCGCTCTTCTATGAGATGCGAACCCTGGCGTTCGGAGCCGTGGGGGCTTCGATGGTGGCCTATCTGGCCGCCCAGTTCACCGATGTGCGGCTGTTTCATTTCTGGAAGCGCCTCACCGCAGGCCGGGCCCTGTGGTTGCGCAACAACGGGTCCACCCTGATCAGCCAGCTGGTGGACACCACGGCGGTGGTGCTGATCAGCCACTACGCCGCCCACGTGCTGCCCCTGCGGGCCGAGGAGGCGATCCTGCCCCAGCTGGGGAGTTTCATCGCCAGCGGCTACCTGTTCAAGCTGGTGGCGGCCCTGCTCGACACCCTGCCGTTCTATCTGCTGGTGGCCTGGCTGCGCCGATGGCTGGAGGTGCCAGGCGCCGGTGCGGAGCTGGAGGATCCGGGCTCCCCGTAG
- a CDS encoding bifunctional 2-polyprenyl-6-hydroxyphenol methylase/3-demethylubiquinol 3-O-methyltransferase UbiG, translating to MTWPTATLEGGKAAAREGLDLEDFLGDGFGLRQQLASYLGLTAEQLEERLPQSCADLASLHPGAVGFDPQRVEAFYEQTVGTGHLLELAAWHLGSADYIGDTLRLQARFARGAVLDFGGGIGTHALAAAALAEVEQVWFVDINPHNRAFVAERAAHFGLSDRLKVCRDLDDPDLPQHFDTVVCLDVLEHLSDPAGQLERFASRMSEGAIALLNWYFFKGFDGEYPFHFDDPALVEQFFRSLQSRFLEVFHPYLITTRAYRLMG from the coding sequence ATGACCTGGCCCACGGCGACCCTGGAGGGAGGGAAAGCAGCGGCCCGTGAAGGCCTTGATCTGGAGGATTTTCTCGGCGATGGCTTTGGCTTGCGTCAGCAGCTGGCGTCCTATCTGGGCCTCACTGCTGAACAGCTTGAGGAGCGCCTGCCGCAGAGCTGCGCCGACCTCGCCTCTCTCCATCCCGGTGCGGTGGGCTTCGATCCGCAGCGGGTGGAGGCGTTCTATGAGCAGACCGTGGGCACCGGACACCTGCTCGAGTTGGCAGCCTGGCATCTGGGCAGTGCGGACTACATCGGCGACACCCTGCGTCTGCAGGCTCGCTTCGCCCGCGGAGCGGTGCTCGATTTCGGTGGTGGGATCGGCACCCATGCCCTGGCGGCCGCGGCACTGGCCGAGGTGGAGCAGGTCTGGTTCGTGGACATCAACCCCCACAACCGCGCGTTTGTGGCGGAGCGGGCCGCACACTTCGGGCTCAGTGATCGTCTGAAGGTCTGCCGCGATCTTGACGATCCAGATCTGCCTCAGCACTTCGACACCGTGGTCTGCCTGGATGTGCTGGAACATCTGAGTGATCCAGCCGGCCAGCTCGAGCGCTTCGCCTCGCGCATGAGCGAAGGGGCCATCGCCCTGCTCAACTGGTACTTCTTCAAAGGCTTCGACGGGGAATACCCGTTCCACTTCGATGATCCTGCGCTGGTGGAGCAGTTCTTCCG